The genome window ACAACGGCGTGCCCGCTGTTTCCTTCCCGCCCTCCTCCTCCATGGTCTCGGATAACCGCAAAGTCATCCATCACAATATAATGGCTATACGCAAGGCATTGGAGGCAGACCTCCTGCCTGTTGTCTACGGCGATGTGGCCTTCGACGAAACGCTGGGCGGCACGATCCTTTCCACCGAGGATGTCTTTACCTTTCTGGTCGGGCAATTCGCCCCCTCACGCATCCTGCTGGCCGGCATCGAAGGCGGGGTCTGGGAGGATTTCCCAGCCAGGACCAGGCTGGTGAAGCAGATCCAATTGTCGGATTATGAAAGGATGCGCGCGGGGATCGGCGGCTCGGCCAGTACGGACGTGACCGGCGGCATGAAAGCCAAAGTGGAGGGAATGCTGGCATTGATCCAGGGTACGCAGGGGCTGACTGTACAAATCTTCTCAGCGGAGCAGGGCGGGAATTTGGCGCGCGCACTGCGCGGCGAGAACGTCGGCACGCTTTTAAACACCTGACACGCCAAAGATATGACGAAACACTCTTGCTTTTTTCATCATTTGTTAAGATAATAGGATGGTCTAGATTATATATAATTTCAAGGAGAGACTCTATGGCAACCAAGGCAAAATCCGCAAAGAAAATCACCAGAACAAAAGCAAAAGTAAAGGCCAGGAAGCAGTCGGCAAAAAAGGTGATCGCAAAGAGACGGGCGGTCATCAAGGCTGTGGCAAAAGGCGTTCCCGCCAAGTCAGCCTTCCAGCCGACCAAACTCAAACTGCTGCGCCCCGTACCCTCCGATATCGACATCGCGCAGGCCGCAAAACTCAAACCGATCCTGCAGATCGCCGCGGAACTCGGCATCCGTGAGAACGAGCTTGAGTCGTACGGACCCTACAAAGCCAAGATCAAACTTGAGATTTTGGAGCGCCTGAAGAACCGCCCGAACGGCAAATACATCGACGTGACCGCTATCACCCCCACGCCGCTCGGCGAAGGGAAGACCACCACCACGGTCGGTCTTGCGCAGGCGATGGGCGCGCATTTGAACAAAAAGGTCATCGCCGCCATCCGCCAGCCTTCGCAGGGACCGACCTTCGGCATCAAGGGCGGCGCCGCCGGCGGCGGCTATTCGCAGATCATCCCGATGGAGGATTTCAACCTGCACCTGACCGGCGACATCCACGCCATCACCGCGGCGCACAACCTGGTCTCCGCCGCGCTGGATGTGCGCGTGATGCATGAGAAGAGCCAGGACGACGAAAAGCTGTTCAACGCGCTCTGCCCGCTGGACAAAAAGGGCGGCCGCAAATTCTCCCCCACCATGCTGAGGCGCTTGAAGAAACTCGGCATCAACAAGACGAATCCCAACGACCTGACCCCCGAAGAACGCAGCCGCTTTGCGCGCCTCGACATCGACGAAGCCACCATCACCTGGCGGCGCGTGATCGACGTCAACGACCGCTTCCTGCGCGAGATCGAAGTCGGTTTGGGCAAGGATGAGGCCGGGCACAACCACCGTTCCGGCTACGACATCACCGTCGCATCCGAGATCATGGCCGTGCTGGCATTGACCAGCTCCCTCGAAGACATGCGCGAACGATTCGGACGCATGGTCGTCGCCACGAACAAACGCGGCGAAGCCGTCACCGCCGAAGACCTCGGCGTGGCCGGCGCAGTGACCGTGCTGATGAAGGACGCCATCAAGCCCAACCTGATGCAGACCCTGGAAGGCACGCCCGCCACCGTCCACGCCGGTCCGTTCGCCAACATCGCGCACGGACAGTCGTCGATCATTGCGGACAAGATCGCGCTCAAACTGGTCGGCAAGGACGGCTTCGTCATCACCGAATCCGGCTTCGGCGCGGACATCGGCATGGAGAAATTCTTCAACATCAAATGCCGCTACTCCGGGCTGATCCCGCAGGTGGTGGTGCTGGTTGCCACGATCCGCGCGCTCAAGATGCACGGCGGCGGACCGAAGGTGGTGGCCGGCAAACCGCTGGCTCATGAATATATCGAAGAGAACCTGGACCTGCTGCGCGCCGGCCTCTCAAACCTCGAACGCCATGTCCAGAATGCCTTGAAATTCGGCGTGAATGTGGTCGTGGCGGTCAACTCCTTTGCCACCGACAGCCCCGCCGAAGTGGAACTCGTCCGCGATGCCGCGCTGAAAATGGGCGCCATGGATGCGGTCGTCTCCACGCACTGGTCGGACGGCGGCAAGGGCGCGAAGGCGCTGGCGGAGGCGGTCGTCAAAGCCGCAGACCAGCCCAGCAATTTCAAGTTCCTGTATGACCTGGAAAGCACTTCCATCAAGGATAAGATCGCGACCATCGCGCGCGAGATCTACCGCGCCGACGGTGTGGACTACACCCCCGAAGCCGAGGCACAGATCGAACGTTACACCCGCCTCGGTTTCGACAACCTGCCGATGTGTATGGCAAAAACCCACCTGTCCTTCACCGACAATGCCGCCGCCAAGGGCGCGCCGACCGGCTTCCGCGTGCGCGTGCGCGAGATCCGCGCCTCGGCCGGGGCCGGCTTCCTCTACCCGATCCTCGGCGAAATGAGGACCATGCCCGGCCTGCCCACCCGCCCCGTCTTCTACGATGTGGACCTCGACCTGAAAACCGGCAAGGTACTCGGCCTGTTCTAGGGAACGGACCCCGCCTGACAATTCTGTGCAGGTCACGCTCTCCGCGTGACCTGCTTTTCAGTACTTTTTGCCTATGGGCTGATCCATTGAAATCCATATAATTAAGCGGATGAAGATGCAACCGGACCTCTCCATGATCATCCAGCGCGACCTGGTGAAGAGCAGGGAAAAAAACGCCTCAGACCTGGCGGAAACCTGCCGGCGGCAGATCGACAGACTCAACCCGCTGATCAACGCCTTCATTACGGTATTGCCCCCGCAAAAGGATCCTGCGCCGCCGCAAGGCAGTGCGCCGCTGTACGGCATCCCGATCGCGGTCAAGGACCTGTTCGATACAAAAGGCATCCGTACCACGAGCGGTTCAAAATTCTTCGCGGATAATGTCCCCGCGCAGGATGCCTTTGTGGTGGAAAAGATCAAGAAGGCGGGCGCAGTGATCATGGGCAAGACCAATACGCACGAGATCGCCCTCGGCGTGACCACCAACAACCCGCATTATGGCGCGTGCAAAAATCCCTGGGATGTTACCCGCACGCCCGGCGGTTCCTCCGGCGGGAGTGCGGCGGCGGTCGCCACGGGCATGTCGCTGGCCGCGCTGGGCACCGACACCGGCGGCTCGATCCGCATCCCGGCTGCATTATGCGGCGTGGTGGGACTCAAGCCCACCTACGGAAGGGTCAGCCTGCGCGGGATCCTGCCGCTCTCCTGGAACCTCGACCATGCGGGACCGATCACGCGCAAGGTGGAGGACGCGGCCGTGATGCTGCAGGTGATGG of Anaerolineales bacterium contains these proteins:
- a CDS encoding isopentenyl phosphate kinase — encoded protein: MAKEIVLLKLGGSLITDKDIPYTPRPGKLKELALEIKTVLDSDANLQLILGHGSGSFGHVAAKEHGTRDGIKPSPPAPLPGGEEKYWKGFAEVRFQAAELNRHVMETLINNGVPAVSFPPSSSMVSDNRKVIHHNIMAIRKALEADLLPVVYGDVAFDETLGGTILSTEDVFTFLVGQFAPSRILLAGIEGGVWEDFPARTRLVKQIQLSDYERMRAGIGGSASTDVTGGMKAKVEGMLALIQGTQGLTVQIFSAEQGGNLARALRGENVGTLLNT
- a CDS encoding formate--tetrahydrofolate ligase — its product is MATKAKSAKKITRTKAKVKARKQSAKKVIAKRRAVIKAVAKGVPAKSAFQPTKLKLLRPVPSDIDIAQAAKLKPILQIAAELGIRENELESYGPYKAKIKLEILERLKNRPNGKYIDVTAITPTPLGEGKTTTTVGLAQAMGAHLNKKVIAAIRQPSQGPTFGIKGGAAGGGYSQIIPMEDFNLHLTGDIHAITAAHNLVSAALDVRVMHEKSQDDEKLFNALCPLDKKGGRKFSPTMLRRLKKLGINKTNPNDLTPEERSRFARLDIDEATITWRRVIDVNDRFLREIEVGLGKDEAGHNHRSGYDITVASEIMAVLALTSSLEDMRERFGRMVVATNKRGEAVTAEDLGVAGAVTVLMKDAIKPNLMQTLEGTPATVHAGPFANIAHGQSSIIADKIALKLVGKDGFVITESGFGADIGMEKFFNIKCRYSGLIPQVVVLVATIRALKMHGGGPKVVAGKPLAHEYIEENLDLLRAGLSNLERHVQNALKFGVNVVVAVNSFATDSPAEVELVRDAALKMGAMDAVVSTHWSDGGKGAKALAEAVVKAADQPSNFKFLYDLESTSIKDKIATIAREIYRADGVDYTPEAEAQIERYTRLGFDNLPMCMAKTHLSFTDNAAAKGAPTGFRVRVREIRASAGAGFLYPILGEMRTMPGLPTRPVFYDVDLDLKTGKVLGLF